TACAAGTTCTCCATATGTTTCACATTTTAGCCAATAATAACATTCTGTCTTGAAATGACTCCAAAAACTTTCCATTGGTGCGTTATCGATACATTTCCCCACTCGAGACATACTTCTTGTAACACCATGCCTTGAGGTCAACCGAAGATATTCCTTTGAAGTATATTGAAATCCACGATCACTGTGAAGAAGTAGATTAGCTTCATTTAAATGCGTGAATGCTTTTTCTAAAGTCTTCATGACAAGCCGATTATCATTTCTTTTACTAATTTCAAAACTTATGATAGATCCATCGTATAGATCTTTGATCGCACTTAAATAAGCTTTTTGTCCTAAGCCATATTCTAAATAAGTGACATCAGTCACCCACTTTTGATTAGGTCTAGTAGCGGAAAAATCACGACCTAAAGTATTTTCTTCGTAGTTTAAATGTTCTGAACGAGTACAACCTCGGCGTTTGCGACGAATTACTGAATATAAACCAAGGACTCTCATTAAGCGACGAATACGTTTGAAGTTATATTGTTTTTGATACTTTCGATTGATAAGAAGAGTCATTCTTCTAGAACCGTAAATTCCATTTAAAGCATGAAATTCTTTTTTTATGATCTCACTTAACCATTCATTTTCCAAAGTACATTGTGATTTTGGAGCAGTTAAATAACGATAATACCCTGAGCGCGATACATTTAAGATCGCACAAAGGATCCAGAGTTCAATTTGTGGAAACTCTTTAAGAACTTCCTGAATAGCTTTAAAACGCAGATTTTTAGGTATAAAGCTTATCTCCTCCTTTCGAGTTCGTCCAATTTTTTTAAAACGATATTTTCTGCTTCTAGATATTTATTACGTTCTTTCAAACGTAGGATCTCAAGCTTGAGACGCTCAGTTTCAGAAAGAGTCTTATAATCACGATCTTTAACTGTTTTACCACGATTATCGTATAATGCCTTTTCGCCATCTACTTCAAACTTTTTGACCCAATTATAGACTTGGGAATAAGAAACATTATATTTATCGATCGCTTTGTGATAATTCTTATTATTAGCAAGTGTATACTGAACTATTTCGAGCCGTTCCTTAAAAGTAGTTTTACGTCCATGTTTCATTCTATTACGACCTCCAATGGTAGCTTTAAAGCCTTTTCCATTAGTATACAAGTTGATCCATTTACGTAAAACCGAAACACTCGAAATATTGTATTTATCACAAATTTTCTTTGGTGAACGTCCATTTTCTAAATATTCTAGAACCGCAGTTGTTTTTAATTCAACTGAATATTCTTTCCAGGTTCTAGACTCTTTTAAGCCATCTAAACCGCCAGCTTTGTATTTTCTGATCCAATTATCAAATGTATTTTTAGAAATGGTATATTTCCGGCAGATAAAGTACTTACTATATTGTCCACTAAGATACTCGGAGACTGCCTGGTATCTTTCTTCAAGTGTATGTTTAGTAGTTCTTCTAGACATAAAAAATCCCCCTAGAGTGATCACAGAATCTTTATTATTTCCGTGTCCACTCTAGGGGAATCATATCACATCCTGTTTAGTTATCTCTTTTTACGCGCTGCTGAGCAAGGAAAAGAGCTGAGCATGTTATTAAAAACATTCCCTGAACTAGCTTTAGGAGTCCTTATGGCAGGGATCAATGTTCTTTTGGCAGCAGGACTGTGGCGGATCGCACCGAGTGAACGCCCACTATATTTAAGTTTAGCTTTGATCCAACAGGGGGTGAGCTTGAATTTCTTGGGAATTTTGTTGATCTACTTCTATCAGCGTCAAGCAAATTATCGTTTTTGGCAACGCCCAACTAAAGAGCAGCTGAGCTTATCCATAAGTTTTGGAGTGCTTTTACTACTGACGCTACTTGTTTTACTTTTGCGCTTACGCCTATTGTTAGCATAAGATCGTCCCATAAGTCTTTGGCTTATGGGATGTTTGTTTGCCATATTTTATCCGAAAACGGTTGAGTGTTGATTTGATCTCATGAGCTAGCATAAAATGGAATCAATAGATATATTTTCATTAAAAAGACTGCAGAGATAGAAAGGCGATAGGTACATGGCTAAAAAAGAGATCGGACATCACTTCTTAGCGCGCTTAGGCAAAAAACGTTTGCGCCCAGGTGGGATCAAAGCTACTGATTGGTTGATCGCACACGGTGGCTTTTCCAAAGAGAGTAAAGTTTTAGAGGTCGCATGCAATATGTGCACGACTTCGATCGAATTAGCACAGACTTACGGTTGTCAGATCATTGGTGTCGATATGGATAAAGAAGCTTTAAAAAAAGCTGAACAAAACATCAAAAAAGCTGGCTTGACTGAAAAGATCCACGTGCAACAAGGCAATGCTTTAAAGCTATCTTTTCCAGATAATTCATTTGATATCGTCGTCAACGAAGCGATGTTGACGATGCTTCAGGGAAAGGCTAAAGAAAAAGCGATCAAAGAGTATTTTAGAGTTTTAAAACCAGGTGGGCGGCTTTTGACCCATGATGTTTCGTATACAGCACAACAAACAGAGGCTAAATTACAGCAGTTGAGCCAAACGATCAATGTTCATGTCGAGCCGTTACACGTTGAGCAGTGGCAAAAACTCTTTTTACGAGCTGGTTTTTCGAGTGTGCAAGCGACTTACGGGAAGATGACTTTGATGTCACCAGCGGGGATGATCCGCGATGAAGGCTTGTTTGGAGCTCTTAAGATCGCGCGTCGTGGGCTGAAAAAAGAAAATCGTCCGCAATTTATGAAGATGTATAAATTCTTTAATAAAGTCGGTAAAGAACTGCGCTATATCGCGGTAGTCAGTGTTAAATAAGGCATAGCTGATAAATTGTGTTCAAGATAAAGCTCTTTAGAAAGGTTATTTGAAAATGGACATTATCATTATACTTTGGCTATGTTGGGCGCTACGATTATGATCAAGCAAAACGTCACGGGAAAGCTATTATTAATTTTCGCAAGCGCCGACGCAGGAATTGGATCAACGGGATCTTGATCTATATCATCTGTGTTTTAGGCTTATTTGCCTTTATTTTGTATAAATTTGATCCGATCGGACAGACATTGCGCTACTTTGAAGCGGTGCAACAAGAACAAGTCCAAGCTTCACAAAAAATGAGCGAACGACTCAAAAAAGAAAGTGAAAGTATCGAAAAAGCGCAACAAGAGCTTGAAGAAGCAAGCGAGGCACAAAACGACTATTATCCAGAAGAAACTGAATGATAAAAACGACTGGGAGCTCTTAGTCGTTTTTGGTTACTGATCAAGTTTGCATACTTTAAATTTGAAGTTACGACAATTTTCTCAAAAGGATACAAAGTAAACAAAAGTTGACTAGAAGTCTGCCAGACTTAGTCACAGGGATATCTGTGTCAATTGATAGCGCTTTATTGTAAAATGATAAGTGTTAGAAAGCAGAAAGTAGGATGTTATTTATGGATATTAAGCTGATAGCGATCGATATCGATGGCACATTAGTTGATTCGCAAGGAAAATTAACAAAAAAAGTGATCCAAACGATCAGACAAGCAAAGGAAAAAGGGATCAAAGTCGTTTTATGCACGGGACGCCCATTGCCAGGGGTCAAACCGTTACTACAACAACTAGGTCTAGACGATCAAGATGACCAATATGTTGTTTGCTTTGGTGGGGCAGTCGTTGAAACGACAAGTGGCAAGACGCTTTTCCAAAAAGGGATCACTTACGATGATTTTGTCGATCTAGAAGCGATCGCACGTAAATTGCAACTGCATTTTCATGCGATCAGTACCGATCGGATCTATACCTGTAATAAAGACCTTGGTTACTACACGCTTTATGAAGCCAATCTCGTTTCGATGGGGATCTCATACCGTACTCCAGATGAATTGCGTGACGTGCCCTTAGTCAAAGCAATGTTTGTGGAAGATGCTGCGATTTTAGACCCTGCGATCGCAAAACGTGAATATTTTGCTCCGCTAAGCGAGCGTTTAGATCTGATGAAAACAGCTAGTTTTTATTATGAAGCCTATGCAAAAGGTGTCAATAAAGGCAGTGCACTTGTAAAACTGTGTGAGATCTTAAAGATCACACGCGAAAATGTCATGGCGATCGGGGATGAAGAAAACGATCTGTCGATGCTTGAATTTGCCAAATTAGGAGTGGCGATGGAAAATGGTATCCCAGCCGTCAAAGAGATCGCCGATCAGATCACTGCTGACAATGATCACGATGGCGTTGCATTGGCGATCGAAACAGTTCTTTAGCGATAATTTAAGCGTCCTAGTAAAGGGCGCTTCAGAACGTAGACAAACTCTATTCAAATCGGATAGAGTTTATTTTTTTATGTATTTTTATAACTATATACTTTGAAATATACGAATATAACAGGGTTTTTCCCCAGTATTTTTACCAATTTTTTTAGATTTAGGCACGCAAATATCAACCCAACTTTAGCTAGAATTTTATCAATTCCTACTTCTCGGGCGTATCTCAAGTTGTGATATTCTTTTGCCGAACCAAAATTTCTTTCGATCGTCTCCTTTCGCGCTTCATACTTTAATTTTGAGCCAGTTTGATGCCTGATATCCTCACATTTTTCCATACTATCTTGCCAAACATGACGAGCGATAACTCTTTGATGATTTTTACTTTGTGTACATTTGTGCAGTAAAGGACATTTTTCACAGATTGTAGGATCACTTTTATATTCACGATAACCACTTCGATTAGTTGTGGAGTACATTAAGATTTGATCGCCAGGACATAAATAACAATCATAATATTCATCATAAACAAAATCTTTGGGTCTAAGCGTACCAACTTTGCCCCTTGGGCGTTTATAAGGAAGAATGGGAATTATGCCTTGAGATAGTAAAAAGTGTGCGATCGTGGGTGTTTTATAGCCAGAATCAGCGATAATATATTGTGGGTCGTACTTCCGTACTTTTTCAAATATTTCAGGAAAAAGTTGCGTATCATGGATATTTCCCGCACCGACCACATAAGCTAAGAGCCACCCATTTTTATCACAGGCAGCTTGAACGTTATAGGCAAAAACCTGTTTGTGTTCACCCTTATGAAACCATCCACTATCAGGATCAGTTTTAGATATTTTTACTTGTCTAGTTTTTTTTTAGGTTTTTCTTCTTTTAAGGGTTTCTTTTGATGTTTAGCTCTATCTACATTTATTTCTTTTTCGAGATCTTCACTCATAAATTTTGACTTAGTTTCAATAACTTCAGTAGTATATTTACGGCTGTTAGCAGCAGCTTTCAAATGAGTTCCATCAATAAAGATATCAGTTGTGTCGATAAGATCATTTTCTAAACAGAGTTTCAAAATATGAGCAAAAATAGCTTCTATTACATGGCTTTCAGCAAATCTTCTTTTATAATTTTTACCGTAGGTAGAGAAATGAGGAACAGGATCATTTAAACCTAGTCCTAGAAACCATCGATAAGCGACATTAACTTGAATTTCTTTGATCGTTTGACGCATAGAACGAATACCAAATAGATTTTGGATCAAAGGAATCTTTATGAGTAGTACAGGGTCAAGACTAGGACGACCATTATTTTTACAATAGGAATCTTCGACAAGATCATAAATAAAAGAGAAATCAATAATTTGATCAATTTTACGGAGTAAATGATCTTTTGGGACCAAATCATCTAGAGAAGTACGAGCATATTCACAGCGTTTGAGATTGGGATCACTTTTGTGAAGCATAATGAGCACCTCCGTAACCGTTTTCTTTAATTATACAAAAAAAGTCACCAGAGCACATACTCTGATGACTTAGTCTACATTCTGAAGCGTCCTAGTAAAGGGCGCTTTTTTATCAAAATAGTAGTTTACTCAATAAATAATTAAAGCATGTTGGAACTTAGCAACGAACTTTATGGATCTGAAAGAGATCTGGAAATTTTGTCGTGCTTGCGAAAAGATCAGGAAAATATATCACGATGTAGACACTATTCATTTAGATACTGAAATGTTAAGCTATGTAAAAAAGAAGGGAAACTGTGATGGCAAAAGTATCGATACGATCCTAGATTTCATGGAAAAACTTACTTGTCAGATCTTAAGCGTGATTTAAAGATGTTAGGGATCGATTCGAGAACTGTTTTTCCAGAGGTGGAAAATATATCGGATAGTATCATACCATCTTCAAGCACGCAAACTTCGCGCGATGATCTGCGTGCGATCTGTGAAAGAGCACAGTTGTCTGAAAAGAAGAGTTTTGAGGGGGAAATAAAATGACAGAAAAAGTTAATGTAAATTACGTAAAAGAAGTAATTCACGAATTGTACAACAGTTTAGCAGAACGTCCAGAAAAAAGTTCAGGATTATTAGATATTTTAGATGTATTGAGACAAGTCTATAAAAAGATCGATCAAGAAGAATATCCTGAATATCTAGTCGATCGGCTTGTCAAATATATATATATGGTCGGTTTTAATAACCGGATCCGCTTTTTAGGTGAAGATGGAAAGCTTTTGGTAAAGCTAAGTGATGTTGCTAAAAAGGCAGGTCTAAATAGTAGGTATAGAGCAGACTATTCGGATAAATCACAATTTTACGGTTTTTTTGAAGATTTTCCAAGACGATAAAAAAGCGCTTTGTCAACGGCACTTGGGTCCGTCAAGGATACTGTTTAAATAGAAAAATAGTTTATGCGGTTTGAAGTGAGGGAGAAATATAAAATTTATGATAGTTTAGAATAATATTAGTGATAAAGATTATTTAGAACTAGCAATTTACGCAGTATTAATAGGGAGATATATCATATGTTAAATTGGATTTCAGATAATGGTGATTTAGTGTCTACAGTAATTTTTGGTGTAGCTTCTGTAATTTTTGGTGTTGTTTCAATTCGTTTTTCTTCAAAAAGTGCTGAATTGCAGCGAGTGGCTAATGAGCTTGCTACTCAATCTAAGGAATTATCGGCTATTTCAAATAGCATTAGTGAGATAAGTGCTCCATTGATTGCTCAATTTAGTGATTTTTCGATATATAATATTAGGTATCATGGTGCTCCAATACAAAGGAAAAATATGGAAAAAGATAGGTATTATCAAATTAATTTAGAGTTATCTGGTTGTATACAAGTTAATCATGGTGAAATTGATACGATTTATATAGCTAATGTTTTTAATAATGGTATAGAACTAATAAATATAATTAAAGATAAAAATATTTATAATAATGATGGCATGTCAGTCACGCTAAACCATCTTGATGTTAATCTTAAAGACTTGTCAAGTAGTAAGGAAATAACGCAAATTGATTTTTATATTGTTATAGTAGATAAAACGATGAAAATCAGTATTTTTGCTGTGATTTTAAAAGTGGAAAGCTACATTCAAAAAGGTAAGCCAGAAAAAATCAATGAAAATACATTGCGATATACTACATCCTTTAAGATGCCAGAATCTTTGAATGACACCAATGTAAGTAAGAAAATAGATGAATTTATGTTAATAGAGGATAAATATTTAGTAGCTACAAACAATATTGAGTTTTGTTCAATTAAGGGAAGCAAATACAAGGAGCTGGATAGTATAGATAATATTGAGTATCTAAAAAAGATTTCTGCAATCAGAAAATTTATTAGTGCTAATTTTAAATAAAAGAACAAATAATAATTACAATTAGAGAGACTGTGACGTAAGTCTCTAAAAAACGGTCTCCTTGATGAGGCTGCGTTTATTGATAATATTAAAATCCTTGTTAATGCAATAAATTCTCGTTTGTTTGGAAGAAAAATACTATTATGTTTTGAGCCACAATCGGGTGTGACATGCCTAATGTGATCGAGGTGACGAGTTACGATTTAGACTTAGGCGATAGGCAAAATTAAATATCTGCCGTATCGCCTAGACCTAAAGAACTGGTAGATATGGTTTATGAATGAATTGGGGGATAAAGCTGCCAATAATATTTCCTTGCTGGATAGCCATGGGATGATGATCACTACTGATGACTTGCATCATGCACCTGCATCTTGGAAACGGTTGAATTGAGGGCTGAGATCGTATATAAAGAAGCTGTTTTTCAGGGATTGGGATTGTTGCAGAGATGTCGGTCTAAAGGAGTGGTTGTGGAATGGGAAAACTTGTGCTGGCTTCGGATAAAGTGGGGCAGTTTTTTAATCCCCAAACAAAATACTAGAGTAAGACCAATCATAAGGAATTCTCATGTTAAAAGATTGTGGATTTTGTTCTTAGTTTGTTTTGACAGTAATTATTCGGAGTTTTCTAGCTTGAACAAGAATGACATTATATAATAGTAATAGATTTATGAGCAAGCTCAAAGGTGAGGGGAAATTATGGAAGATAATAAAATTTTTTATGAAGTAAGTAGCTATTTGAGAGAATCTGATTCGTTTAAAAAAATTATTGAAAGAATCGAAGAAATACAATCTATACCTAAAGACAATATTTTTATAATAGATCGACCAATAATGGATTCGGGAAATTATGAATATTTATACGAATTAGGATTTTTAATACTTATAAAGAACTATAAGATTATGTTTGTGACTCTAGATAAAAATCCTAGTAATGATGGCTTTATTGAATATATAGAAGATTTTTTAGAAGATACAGGTGCATTAGCTAGAAAGTATTCTTACACACAATTAATTGGACGAACAAGAGACTGGAAAAAAAGGGGGGTCATAGATAGTTTTTCAATTAATGCTGATAATGTAAAGGAAGTAATAGAGGCAAATAAATTAGGGGATATTGAATCTAGAGTGTCAAATTTAATAATCTCATTATTAACGGGAAGTATCAATGATATATCAACCATCGATAGTAGTACTTTCGAGAGAAAGCAAACATTACTAGAATCTGTAAAAAATAGGATAACATTATTTGATACTAATCAAACCAGATTTGTCTATCAAGAAAATGAAAATCAAAAAGTTATTAGGATACAAGGCCTTGCAGGTGCAGGTAAGACAGAACTATTGTTGCACAAATTAAAGAAGATATATACGGAGAATAAAGATAGTAGGATAGCTTTTTCATGTTTTAATAAGGTTTTAGCCGATAAATTAAGAGGGAGAGTTCCGGAATTTTTTGACTATATGAAAGTTGACGAACAGATAAATTACAATAGGCTATTTATTGCCTCCAGTTGGGGATCGCGGAGTAATCCTAATAGTGGATTGTATACAAAGATATGTAGCCATTATAATTTACAATGGCAACCATTTTCACATATAAAATCAAAAAAAGAAATATGGGAAGATGCTATAGCCGAATTAGAAAAATTAGGGAAGATAGAACCGCTTTTCGACTATATTTTATTAGATGAGAGTCAAGATTTTGAAGATGAATATATAAAATTATGTGAATTAGTAACAAGAAAGAAAGTATATGTTGCAGGTGATATTTTGCAAGATATTTTTTCTATTAATAAAGGGATGGAGAATGCGGGAACAGATTTTATATTAAATAAAGTGTATAGAACAGATCCAAGAACTGTACTTTTTTCGCATGTTTTAGGCTTTGGTTTATACGAAAAAAGAGCAGTACGCTGGTTAAGCGAAAATGAATGGCGAATGTCGGGTTATGATATTAGGAAGTTAAATGAAGGTAAATACCATTTAAGTAGGGAACCGTTCAATAGATTTGGGGAAGATATGGAGGTAAGTAATTATAAGGCAGTTATAGTGAAACAAGTGGTTACAAACCAGATGGACTCCGTAATAGATACTATTGATAAGTTAAAAAATAAATATGAGGAAATCTTGCCGTCTGATATTGCTGTAATATATACAGAATTTGATAGAAATGTAGGTGAACAAGCCCTTGATCTAAAGAAAACTATATTTAAGAAATTTTCTTGGAATTCGGTGATTGCACCGTATGAAAAGAGAATAAATGAGGCTGATGAAGTTTTGATTACTAATATAAATAATGTAAAGGGGTTAGAATTTTCTTTCGTTATCATTGTCAATAATCGAAGAATTAAAGAAATAGATGATGAAACCCTTGCAACAGACATACGATATAGAAATGCGCTATATATGGCATTAACCAGATCTTTTGTCACTTCTACGATTATTTTTTCTAAAGATGATGTATCTAATACATATTTTGAGAAAATATGTAATTTAGCAGAGAAATTAAATAATGATGGGGCACAGCTAGAAATTTTAAAACCAGATAACATTATAAATGAAAAGGAATTATATAATTTAAGTGGTTTAAGAGTTAAGTCACAGTTGGATGTGATAGAAGAATGTTTTGATGAATTGGAAATTGCTAAAAACCTTAGGAACAAATATGCAGATATACTCCCTCAAAGTAAAAAAATTTCAAATGGAACTACTGATAAGGAGATTATTATGGGGGTAATAAAGAAACTTATTGAAGCAGGGGTATAGTGGAGATGCGATTTTATATACATGAAAAACAAAGTAACTTTATTAGAAGTTCGATTGTTAAAAATACATGCAAGACAGATATAAAGAAAAAATTAGATAAAATAAATAACTTCCACTTAAAAACAAAAGATGAAATAATTCTTTTTGTGTTGCATATTTATATTGTTTTATTTGAAGGAAGTTACAGTGGAGATATAAAAGATTCAGGATATAGTTTTGAAATTCTAAAAAAGCAAGGTAGGATTATTGTTTTTCTAAAAGATAAATATTTTTCAGTGCATCTTCCATTTAATATAATATTTGATGAATTTGATAAAATAAGTGATGTGAAAACTAGAGAAGAAAAAATTAGTATAGACATACATGTATTGAGAATATTGAAAATTTTTTGGGGAAAATTAATAGTTGAGGAAAATTTAGGAAAGACAATACTCAACTATAGTGCAACTGTTGAAGATGTTCATGGGGAGTATGTCAGGGATACTAAGTGTAATTGTAACTTTGATGATGTAGAAAAAGCTTTATTTGAGTTATTAGAGTATGATAGTTCGTATATAAGATTTGATATAGATTATGAGCGTGAAAAATACTATAATCATCCACCGTTTCATTTTGATACTGACTATAGGGATTATATTAGTTATAAGATTGGACTGGATAGGAAGATAGATGAAAAAAAATTTTTAGATTTGTTAGAAAAAGAAACGGATTGTCAATTTATATATATTGATAAAAAACCGCCTAAAAGGAATAACTGAAAGTATGATGGATCTAAGATATGTTGTTTGGAAGGGTGCATTAACTATTAGAGTTAAAAAGGTACTGTTTTTTGGAAATAACAGTTCAATAGAAATTGGGGATTGAGGAGAGCAAATGTTAAAAAATTTTAAGTTGTTAAAAACGAAGAAAATCATTGCAATTTTGATCGGTGATGAAGCATTAGATAGAATTGAACATAAGTAAAGGTTTTAGAACATATGAGATAGATTTGAGACTTCCATATTTATCAGGTAGGAATATTTGTGATGTTACGACTAAATTTGGAAAATATATAGATTATGGTAGTAGAAGTAGATGGGAGTATATGTATGAATTGATCATGGGATACAATCTAAAACTATATCGACCATAGTAGCCTATTTTTTCAGCAAGACTAACTTTACTGAACATGGAAAAGAGTATAATCAACTAAATAATAATAGAAGTCGTATGGAATATTACAATATAGCAACAAAGGAAGCTGTACTAAAAATCAATGAGCTACTGAGTCTTAGTGGGAGAGAGTTATTGTTATAAAATATGTAGATAGTGAAGTGGAGTTATCTATGGATAGTATTAAGGAAGTAGGACAGAATTATATAAAAAAACTTTCTGATAAAATAGATAAAAACTTAGTATGATATTGTGTTGACTCAATATAGAACTCTACTAGAAGAAATATTTATATACGCTCTTGAAAAACGAGGAGTTGAAGCAAATACTCGCGGTAATATACGAAGATTATATAGGTTGGTTAAACAAAATTATAATATGGATCAGCTAACTAAAGTCCCTTATTGACCAATCGTTCAGAGGTGACCCTATTTTTTAGTGATAAATCAAAAACTGCGTAATGAATAATATTACACAGTAAAAAGTATAGAGTCGCCCGACAACTTGTGTCAAAGCTGTGGAAGTCTATATGAAAGAAGGAAAAGGCCAAGCGATCGAGTGGCTCAGAACAAAAGATCGAAAGAATATCGAAAAACTTGGACGTATCGTAGTTGCTTGTGGGACTATATGGGAATAGGAAAGAGTGAAAACCAGCCGAGAAACTGGATTTTTTGGTAGAAAAATACTATTCGCTATGATGATTTAAATCGTCAAAAAGCTCAAAAATTATTGAAAGAGATCAAAGAATAGATCGGCAATATTGATTTTACTGATGATCTGACGGTCGATCATTTTGAGGAGATCTGTGCCCGATTAGAACAGCGGATTGAATATTTGAATGAAAAAGTCGAAGAGACTAAGAATGTTTCTCCTAATCCTGCGAAGCAGGAACGATGTACTGCCAAGAAATACTTAAAACAAACACGAGAGCGAAATAGTTATTCTAAAACTGACAATGACGCCACTTTCATGCGTATGAAAGAAGATTCAATACAAAATGGTCA
This window of the Ligilactobacillus faecis genome carries:
- a CDS encoding class I SAM-dependent methyltransferase codes for the protein MAKKEIGHHFLARLGKKRLRPGGIKATDWLIAHGGFSKESKVLEVACNMCTTSIELAQTYGCQIIGVDMDKEALKKAEQNIKKAGLTEKIHVQQGNALKLSFPDNSFDIVVNEAMLTMLQGKAKEKAIKEYFRVLKPGGRLLTHDVSYTAQQTEAKLQQLSQTINVHVEPLHVEQWQKLFLRAGFSSVQATYGKMTLMSPAGMIRDEGLFGALKIARRGLKKENRPQFMKMYKFFNKVGKELRYIAVVSVK
- a CDS encoding DEAD/DEAH box helicase, encoding MEDNKIFYEVSSYLRESDSFKKIIERIEEIQSIPKDNIFIIDRPIMDSGNYEYLYELGFLILIKNYKIMFVTLDKNPSNDGFIEYIEDFLEDTGALARKYSYTQLIGRTRDWKKRGVIDSFSINADNVKEVIEANKLGDIESRVSNLIISLLTGSINDISTIDSSTFERKQTLLESVKNRITLFDTNQTRFVYQENENQKVIRIQGLAGAGKTELLLHKLKKIYTENKDSRIAFSCFNKVLADKLRGRVPEFFDYMKVDEQINYNRLFIASSWGSRSNPNSGLYTKICSHYNLQWQPFSHIKSKKEIWEDAIAELEKLGKIEPLFDYILLDESQDFEDEYIKLCELVTRKKVYVAGDILQDIFSINKGMENAGTDFILNKVYRTDPRTVLFSHVLGFGLYEKRAVRWLSENEWRMSGYDIRKLNEGKYHLSREPFNRFGEDMEVSNYKAVIVKQVVTNQMDSVIDTIDKLKNKYEEILPSDIAVIYTEFDRNVGEQALDLKKTIFKKFSWNSVIAPYEKRINEADEVLITNINNVKGLEFSFVIIVNNRRIKEIDDETLATDIRYRNALYMALTRSFVTSTIIFSKDDVSNTYFEKICNLAEKLNNDGAQLEILKPDNIINEKELYNLSGLRVKSQLDVIEECFDELEIAKNLRNKYADILPQSKKISNGTTDKEIIMGVIKKLIEAGV
- the yidA gene encoding sugar-phosphatase; the protein is MDIKLIAIDIDGTLVDSQGKLTKKVIQTIRQAKEKGIKVVLCTGRPLPGVKPLLQQLGLDDQDDQYVVCFGGAVVETTSGKTLFQKGITYDDFVDLEAIARKLQLHFHAISTDRIYTCNKDLGYYTLYEANLVSMGISYRTPDELRDVPLVKAMFVEDAAILDPAIAKREYFAPLSERLDLMKTASFYYEAYAKGVNKGSALVKLCEILKITRENVMAIGDEENDLSMLEFAKLGVAMENGIPAVKEIADQITADNDHDGVALAIETVL
- a CDS encoding bacteriocin immunity protein, which gives rise to MTEKVNVNYVKEVIHELYNSLAERPEKSSGLLDILDVLRQVYKKIDQEEYPEYLVDRLVKYIYMVGFNNRIRFLGEDGKLLVKLSDVAKKAGLNSRYRADYSDKSQFYGFFEDFPRR